One part of the Mustela erminea isolate mMusErm1 chromosome 11, mMusErm1.Pri, whole genome shotgun sequence genome encodes these proteins:
- the CASP2 gene encoding caspase-2 isoform X1: MAAPSTGSRPALQRKALMAADRGRRILGVCGMHPDHQEALKKNRVVLAKQLLLSELLEHLLERDIITLEMREHIQAKVGSFSQNVELLNLLPKRGPHAFDAFCVALRETKQGHLEDLLLTTLSGLQHARPPLSCDYDLSLPFPMCESCPPHKQLRLSPDTVEHSLDHGDGPPCLQVKPCTPEFYQTHYQLAYRLQSRPRGLALVLSNVHFTGEKDLEFRSGGDVDHSTLVTLFKLLGYKVHVLLDQTAQEMQEKLQNFALLPAHRVTDSCIVALLSHGVEGGIYGVDGKLLQLQEVFRLFDNASCPNLQNKPKMFFVQACRGDETDRGVDQRDGKNHTGSSECEESDASKEETLKARLPTRSDMICGYACLRGTAAMRNTKRGSWYIEALTQVFSERACDMHVADMLVKVNALIKEREGYAPGTEFHRCKEMSEYCSTLCRPLYLFPGHPPT, encoded by the exons GATATTGGGAGTGTGTGGCATGCATCCTGACCATCAGGAAGCACTGAAAAAGAACCGAGTGGTGCTAGCCAAACAGCTGTTGCTGAGTGAACTGTTAGAACACCTCCTGGAGAGGGACATCATCACCTTGGAAATGAGGGAGCACATTCAG GCCAAAGTGGGCAGTTTCAGCCAAAATGTGGAACTTCTCAACTTGCTGCCCAAGAGGGGTCCTCATGCTTTTGATGCCTTCTGTGTGGCCCTGAGGGAGACCAAGCAGGGTCACCTGGAGGATCTCTTGCTGACAACCCTCTCTGGTCTTCAGCACGCACGCCCGCCG TTGAGCTGTGACTACGACTTGAGTCTCCCCTTCCCGATGTGTGAGTCCTGTCCCCCTCACAAGCAGCTCCGCCTGTCTCCAG ATACTGTGGAGCACTCCCTAGACCACGGAGATGGTCCTCCCTGCCTTCAGGTGAAGCCTTGCACTCCCGAGTTTTATCAAACACACTACCAGCTG GCCTATAGGTTACAGTCTCGGCCTCGTGGACTGGCACTGGTGCTGAGCAATGTGCACTTCACTGGAGAGAAAGACCTGGAATTTCGCTCTGGAGGGGATGTGGACCACAGCACTTTGGTCACCCTCTTCAAGCTCTTAGGCTACAAAGTCCATGTCCTACTTGACCAGACTGCGCAG GAAATGCAAGAGAAACTTCAGAACTTTGCCCTGTTACCTGCCCACCGTGTCACCGACTCCTGCATTGTGGCGCTTCTCTCTCACGGTGTGGAGGGAGGCATCTACGGTGTGGATGGCAAACTGCTTCAG CTTCAAGAGGTTTTTCGGCTCTTTGACAACGCCAGCTGCCCAAACCTACAGAACAAACCGAAAATGTTCTTCGTTCAGGCTTGCCGTGGAG ATGAAACAGACCGTGGGGTGGACCAGCGAGACGGAAAGAACCACACGGGATCCTCTGAGTGCGAGGAGAGTGACGCCAGCAAAGAGGAGACGCTGAAGGCCCGGCTGCCCACGCGCTCAGACATGATCTGTGGCTATGCCTGCCTCCGAG GGACTGCCGCCATGCGCAACACCAAACGGGGTTCCTGGTATATCGAGGCCCTCACCCAGGTGTTCTCCGAGCGGGCTTGTGACATGCATGTGGCCGACATGCTCGTGAAG GTGAACGCGCTCATCAAGGAGCGTGAGGGCTACGCCCCTGGCACGGAGTTCCACCGCTGCAAGGAGATGTCCGAGTACTGTAGCACCCTGTGCCGCCCCCTCTACCTGTTCCCGGGCCACCCTCCCACGTGA
- the CASP2 gene encoding caspase-2 isoform X2, with translation MAAPSTGSRPALQRKALMAADRGRRILGVCGMHPDHQEALKKNRVVLAKQLLLSELLEHLLERDIITLEMREHIQAKVGSFSQNVELLNLLPKRGPHAFDAFCVALRETKQGHLEDLLLTTLSGLQHARPPAYRLQSRPRGLALVLSNVHFTGEKDLEFRSGGDVDHSTLVTLFKLLGYKVHVLLDQTAQEMQEKLQNFALLPAHRVTDSCIVALLSHGVEGGIYGVDGKLLQLQEVFRLFDNASCPNLQNKPKMFFVQACRGDETDRGVDQRDGKNHTGSSECEESDASKEETLKARLPTRSDMICGYACLRGTAAMRNTKRGSWYIEALTQVFSERACDMHVADMLVKVNALIKEREGYAPGTEFHRCKEMSEYCSTLCRPLYLFPGHPPT, from the exons GATATTGGGAGTGTGTGGCATGCATCCTGACCATCAGGAAGCACTGAAAAAGAACCGAGTGGTGCTAGCCAAACAGCTGTTGCTGAGTGAACTGTTAGAACACCTCCTGGAGAGGGACATCATCACCTTGGAAATGAGGGAGCACATTCAG GCCAAAGTGGGCAGTTTCAGCCAAAATGTGGAACTTCTCAACTTGCTGCCCAAGAGGGGTCCTCATGCTTTTGATGCCTTCTGTGTGGCCCTGAGGGAGACCAAGCAGGGTCACCTGGAGGATCTCTTGCTGACAACCCTCTCTGGTCTTCAGCACGCACGCCCGCCG GCCTATAGGTTACAGTCTCGGCCTCGTGGACTGGCACTGGTGCTGAGCAATGTGCACTTCACTGGAGAGAAAGACCTGGAATTTCGCTCTGGAGGGGATGTGGACCACAGCACTTTGGTCACCCTCTTCAAGCTCTTAGGCTACAAAGTCCATGTCCTACTTGACCAGACTGCGCAG GAAATGCAAGAGAAACTTCAGAACTTTGCCCTGTTACCTGCCCACCGTGTCACCGACTCCTGCATTGTGGCGCTTCTCTCTCACGGTGTGGAGGGAGGCATCTACGGTGTGGATGGCAAACTGCTTCAG CTTCAAGAGGTTTTTCGGCTCTTTGACAACGCCAGCTGCCCAAACCTACAGAACAAACCGAAAATGTTCTTCGTTCAGGCTTGCCGTGGAG ATGAAACAGACCGTGGGGTGGACCAGCGAGACGGAAAGAACCACACGGGATCCTCTGAGTGCGAGGAGAGTGACGCCAGCAAAGAGGAGACGCTGAAGGCCCGGCTGCCCACGCGCTCAGACATGATCTGTGGCTATGCCTGCCTCCGAG GGACTGCCGCCATGCGCAACACCAAACGGGGTTCCTGGTATATCGAGGCCCTCACCCAGGTGTTCTCCGAGCGGGCTTGTGACATGCATGTGGCCGACATGCTCGTGAAG GTGAACGCGCTCATCAAGGAGCGTGAGGGCTACGCCCCTGGCACGGAGTTCCACCGCTGCAAGGAGATGTCCGAGTACTGTAGCACCCTGTGCCGCCCCCTCTACCTGTTCCCGGGCCACCCTCCCACGTGA
- the CASP2 gene encoding caspase-2 isoform X3 — MAAPSTGSRPALQRKALMAADRGRRILGVCGMHPDHQEALKKNRVVLAKQLLLSELLEHLLERDIITLEMREHIQAKVGSFSQNVELLNLLPKRGPHAFDAFCVALRETKQGHLEDLLLTTLSGLQHARPPLSCDYDLSLPFPMCESCPPHKQLRLSPDTVEHSLDHGDGPPCLQVKPCTPEFYQTHYQLAYRLQSRPRGLALVLSNVHFTGEKDLEFRSGGDVDHSTLVTLFKLLGYKVHVLLDQTAQEMQEKLQNFALLPAHRVTDSCIVALLSHGVEGGIYGVDGKLLQLQEVFRLFDNASCPNLQNKPKMFFVQACRGGAIGSLGHLLLFTAATASLAL; from the exons GATATTGGGAGTGTGTGGCATGCATCCTGACCATCAGGAAGCACTGAAAAAGAACCGAGTGGTGCTAGCCAAACAGCTGTTGCTGAGTGAACTGTTAGAACACCTCCTGGAGAGGGACATCATCACCTTGGAAATGAGGGAGCACATTCAG GCCAAAGTGGGCAGTTTCAGCCAAAATGTGGAACTTCTCAACTTGCTGCCCAAGAGGGGTCCTCATGCTTTTGATGCCTTCTGTGTGGCCCTGAGGGAGACCAAGCAGGGTCACCTGGAGGATCTCTTGCTGACAACCCTCTCTGGTCTTCAGCACGCACGCCCGCCG TTGAGCTGTGACTACGACTTGAGTCTCCCCTTCCCGATGTGTGAGTCCTGTCCCCCTCACAAGCAGCTCCGCCTGTCTCCAG ATACTGTGGAGCACTCCCTAGACCACGGAGATGGTCCTCCCTGCCTTCAGGTGAAGCCTTGCACTCCCGAGTTTTATCAAACACACTACCAGCTG GCCTATAGGTTACAGTCTCGGCCTCGTGGACTGGCACTGGTGCTGAGCAATGTGCACTTCACTGGAGAGAAAGACCTGGAATTTCGCTCTGGAGGGGATGTGGACCACAGCACTTTGGTCACCCTCTTCAAGCTCTTAGGCTACAAAGTCCATGTCCTACTTGACCAGACTGCGCAG GAAATGCAAGAGAAACTTCAGAACTTTGCCCTGTTACCTGCCCACCGTGTCACCGACTCCTGCATTGTGGCGCTTCTCTCTCACGGTGTGGAGGGAGGCATCTACGGTGTGGATGGCAAACTGCTTCAG CTTCAAGAGGTTTTTCGGCTCTTTGACAACGCCAGCTGCCCAAACCTACAGAACAAACCGAAAATGTTCTTCGTTCAGGCTTGCCGTGGAG GTGCTATTGGATCCCTTGGGCACCTCCTTCTGTTCACTGCTGCCACCGCCTCTCTTGCTCTGTAA